Genomic segment of bacterium:
TGACAAAAGTATACAGGGAAAAAATTGCGGAAATGATCAGCGAGTAATAACCCAATGTTGGTATCATAAATTTGTTTTCTTTCTTTTTTTAATTTTTCTTGGCTTCATATTTAGACGGACACTTGGCCAGCAGGGTCTTGGCATGAAATATTTTATCACCTGAGAATTTCCCTTCAACAATAGCCGTTACACCCTCTTTAAACGTGTCAGGCAGCGTTCCATGATATTCTATTAACAGCTTCTCCCGGGTTTTTTCATCCTCCATTTCAAATTTCAAATCCAGATTGTCCTCGTTCCAATTTATAGAATTCTCTGCCACTTTGCCGCCGATACGGATTCCTTTGTCTCCCGGCGATTGGCCTTTTGATAAAACCTCGCTTACCGTGTAATAATAGACCATAGTATCTCTCATGCCCGCGTATATCAAATATCCAATCGCGATAATGATTATAAGAGAACCAATTATGACTTTTTTTTGTTTAGCTGTTAAATTCATATAATAATATAGAAAATATATTCTATTATATTCAGGAAACCATGTCAATAATTTATTATAAATTAATTTCTGTTAGCGTGACATTAGAATTTTATTAAAATATTCTAATCTCCGGCTTTTCAATCCTTGTTGCTTAAACAGAAAGTTTATCATGGATTACCTGAAAAAGCAATTGAATTGTGCGGGGGCTGGTCTATAACGCAAAAAGTATGGTTAATTCATTTTATGCTTTT
This window contains:
- a CDS encoding cytochrome c maturation protein CcmE, with amino-acid sequence MNLTAKQKKVIIGSLIIIIAIGYLIYAGMRDTMVYYYTVSEVLSKGQSPGDKGIRIGGKVAENSINWNEDNLDLKFEMEDEKTREKLLIEYHGTLPDTFKEGVTAIVEGKFSGDKIFHAKTLLAKCPSKYEAKKN